Proteins from one Podospora pseudocomata strain CBS 415.72m chromosome 4, whole genome shotgun sequence genomic window:
- the IDP2 gene encoding NADP-dependent isocitrate dehydrogenase (EggNog:ENOG503NVZ4; COG:C), which translates to MSSIVSSALRASLTRPSCSRTVFTPVSNTVRITSRATPVTLIQHYRRTMASAAKIKVKNPVVELDGDEMTRVIWQDIKDKFITPYLDIDLKYYDLGLEYRDQTNDQVTIDAAEAIKKYSVGVKCATITPDEARVEEFKLKQMWLSPNGTIRNALGGTVFREPIVIPRVPRLVPGWKKPIIIGRHAFGDQYRAKDFVAPGPGKLSMVYTPEGGEPQEIEVYKFQGGGGVAQTQYNTDESITGFAHASFKLAIDKGLPLYMSTKNTILKKYDGRFKDIFQELYDTQYKEAFEAKGIWYEHRLIDDMVAQMIKSSGGYIMALKNYDGDVQSDIVAQGFGSLGLMTSVLITPDGKTFESEAAHGTVTRHYREHQKGRETSTNPIASIFAWTRGLIQRGKLDDTPEVVAFAEALEKACIDTVDVDGIMTKDLALACGKTGREDYVTTSEYMVAVERRLKQSLKEKL; encoded by the exons aTGTCTTCCATCGTCTCCTCGGCCCTCCGTGCCTCTTTAACTCGTCCCTCCTGCTCGCGTACTGTCTTCACCCCGGTCTCCAACACCGTCCGCATCACTTCGAGAGCCACTCCCGTAACCCTCATCCAGCACTACAGACGCACAATGGCTTCCGCCGCTAagatcaaggtcaagaaccCCGTCGTCGAGCTCGACGGCGACGAGATGACCCGTGTCATCTGGCAGGACATCAAGGACAAGTTCATCACCCCCTACCTCGACATCGACCTCAAGTACTACGATCTCGGCCTCGAGTACCGCGACCAGACCAACGACCAGGTCACCATCGAtgccgccgaggccatcaagaagtACTCGGTTGGTGTCAAGTgtgccaccatcacccccgatGAAGCCCGCGTGGAGGAGTTCAAGCTGAAGCAGA TGTGGCTCTCACCCAACGGTACCATCCGCAACGCCCTCGGCGGTACCGTCTTCCGTGAGCCCATTGTCATTCCCCGTGTCCCCCGTCTGGTTCCTGGATGGAAgaaacccatcatcattggCCGCCACGCCTTTGGCGACCAGTACCGGGCCAAGGACTTCGTCGCCCCCGGCCCCGGCAAGCTCAGCATGGTCTACACccccgagggtggtgagccCCAGGAGATCGAGGTTTACAAGTTCcagggtggcggtggtgtcgcCCAGACCCAGTACAACACTGACGAGTCCATCACCGGTTTCGCCCACGCCTCTTTCAAGCTCGCCATTGACAAGGGCCTCCCCCTATACATGAGCACCAAGAACACCATTCTCAAGAAGTACGATGGTCGCTTCAAGGACATCTTCCAGGAGCTCTACGACACCCAGTACAAGGAGGCTTTCGAGGCCAAAGGTATCTGGTATGAGCACCGTCTCATCGACGACATGGTTGCTCAGATGATCAAGAGCAGCGGTGGTTACATCATGGCTCTCAAGA ACTACGATGGCGACGTCCAGTCCGACATTGTCGCTCAGGGCTTCGGCTCCCTCGGTCTCATGACCTCCGTTCTCATCACCCCCGATGGCAAGACCTTCGAGTCTGAGGCTGCCCACGGCACCGTCACCCGCCACTACCGTGAGCACCAAAAGGGCCGTGAgacctccaccaaccccatcgcCTCCATCTTTGCCTGGACCCGCGGTCTCATCCAGCGTGGCAAGCTCGACGACACCCCCGAGGTCGTTGCCTTTGCCGAGGCTCTCGAGAAGGCCTGCATTGACACCGTCGACGTTGATGGCATCATGACCAAGgatcttgcccttgcctGCGGCAAGACTGGCCGTGAGGACTACGTCACCACCTCCGAGTACATGGTCGCCGTTGAGAGAAGACTCAAGCAGAGcctgaaggagaagctcTAA
- a CDS encoding hypothetical protein (COG:S; EggNog:ENOG503P3T6) has product MEADARRIKDEDDGHNVRTTSEKPSYRSWKKKYRKMRIVFDDKMKANEDLHMMEQKALATAKRLAIQNDRLLDTLLDVNNSAQIPPEKRFDLSVDSPVDDDALRLDMDRPSTPNRCPKPAKSFQKLLREVPHIPYAAAAEHFPDLVSDLQAGRDSPVDPLQGAPHPPSFLTADDVDNYLYELDLRLFDDTDQLPTLAPLAHPDETTASREKTSRDYALRNPVSVHNWLRKNAPNTFLQDTEHHAGADKDSTKDKDDHSRNGADDSVIAVPSSASSTRGGRGGGPGSRGGPGSRGGKVRNDSAARAKRQAQAARKAAAEKLAAYEYEHGGGEIWGPKEALKRYDALQASLASGGAKGSGGGTASKSDPAAARTKRQGASARRATADRLAAVEDELSGDDLEMSEAASILASPTLASGGGKGTGGAAGKRKRVADDDPGYRPKGGSSRPTKKKRKSEGGGTDAGAATPSESTKRSRKSGGSGDGESVVYRKEVDD; this is encoded by the exons ATGGAGGCCGATGCGCGCAGGATcaaggacgaggacgatggcCACAATGTCAGAACCACCAGCGAAAAGCCATCATATCGGtcatggaagaagaagtaTCGCAAGATGCGCATCGTTTTCGATGACAAGATGAAGGCCAACGAGGATCTTCACATGATGGAGCAGAAGGCGCTGGCCACGGCCAAGAGGCTCGCGATCCAAAACGA TCGGCTGCTCGATACCCTTCTAGATGTCAACAACTCGGCCCAGATTCCGCCCGAGAAGCGATTTGACCTTAGCGTGGACTCCCCAGTCGATGACGACGCTCTCCGCCTCGACATGGACAGACCATCAACGCCAAACCGATGCCCCAAACCCGCCAAATCCTTCCAGAAGCTCCTCCGCGAGGTCCCACACATCCCTTACGCTGCCGCTGCAGAACACTTCCCGGACCTCGTCTCCGATCTCCAAGCAGGCCGAGATTCCCCTGTCGACCCCCTCCAGGGcgccccccatcccccctccttcctcaccgcaGACGATGTAGATAACTACCTCTACGAGCTCGACCTCCGCCTCTTCGATGACACCGACCAGCTCCCCACCCTCGCTCCCCTAGCCCACCCCGATGAGACGACCGCTTCCCGCGAGAAGACCTCCCGCGACTACGCCCTTCGAAACCCCGTATCCGTGCACAACTGGCTGCGTAAAAACGcgcccaacaccttcctccAAGACACAGAGCACCATGCTGGCGCCGACAAGGACAGcaccaaggacaaggacgacCATTCCAGAAACGGCGCCGACGACTCCGTCATTGCCGTCCCGAGCTCCGCCTCCTCTACCCGAGGCGGCCGCGGCGGAGGTCCAGGTTCGAGAGGCGGCCCCGGCTCCCGCGGTGGTAAAGTCCGGAACGACTCAGCCGCTCGCGCTAAGCGCCAGGCCCAAGCTGCGAGGAAGGCCgcggccgagaagctcgccgCTTACGAATACGAgcacggtggtggtgaaatCTGGGGCCCGAAAGAGGCGTTGAAACGCTATGATGCCTTGCAGGCTAGTCTTGCTTCTGGCGGTGCGAAAGGTTCTGGGGGTGGTACCGCGAGCAAGAGCGACCCGGCAGCAGCTCGCACCAAGCGCCAGGGCGCGTCCGCCAGGAGGGCCACGGCGGATAggcttgctgctgtcgaAGATGAGCTCAGCGGTGATGATTTGGAGATGAGCGAGGCGGCGAGCATTCTTGCTTCGCCTACTCTTGCTTccggtggtgggaagggcACTGGCGGTGCCGCCggcaagaggaagagggtggcggATGATGATCCGGGGTATAGACCTAAGGGGGGGTCCAGCCGGccgaccaagaagaagcgtAAGAGCGAGGGCGGTGGGACAGATGCCGGTGCGGCGACGCCCAGCGAGTCAACGAAGAGGTCAAGGAAGAGTGGTGGATCGGGCGATGGGGAGTCGGTGGTGTATAGGAAAGAGGTTGATGACTGA
- a CDS encoding hypothetical protein (BUSCO:EOG0926347K; COG:S; EggNog:ENOG503NVK7) gives MTENAAKRLKTDSGVVAIGTHNGHFHADEALAVYMLRKHIPTYANAKLVRTRDPKLLDECDIVVDVGGEYEPARHRYDHHQRSFSTTFPERATKLSSAGLVYMHFGKQIIARRLSQPEESEQVGLVWNKIYQSFVEALDAHDNGISAYDAAGLAAAGLEKKFSDGGFTLGAMVGRLNPNWNDPIPEDPVAAQAAEDQRFELASQRIGEEFDRGLDYFTSAWLPAREVVAEAFRARNEFDAGGRIMVLKKQSAPWKDHLYTLEEQNPEAGKVLYVLYPEKPTPDAKWRIQCVPETKDSFQSRKPLPEAWRGFRDEELDGISGVPGSVFVHAAGFIGGNKTFDGALAMAQKALL, from the coding sequence ATGACCGAGAACGCAGCGAAACGCCTCAAGACGGACAGTGGAGTGGTTGCTATTGGCACTCACAACGGTCACTTCCACGCGGATGAGGCCCTCGCAGTTTACATGCTGCGCAAGCACATCCCAACCTACGCCAACGCCAAGCTGGTCCGCACCCGTGATCCCAAGCTTCTCGACGAGTGTgacatcgtcgtcgacgTCGGCGGCGAGTATGAGCCCGCCCGCCACCGCTACGACCACCATCAGCGCAGtttttccaccaccttccccgaGCGGGCCACCAAGCTGAGCAGTGCTGGTTTGGTCTACATGCACTTTGGCAAGCAGATCATCGCCCGCCGTCTCAGTCAGCCCGAGGAGAGCGAGCAAGTTGGGCTCGTGTGGAATAAGATCTATCAGAGCTTTGTTGAGGCCCTCGATGCCCACGACAACGGCATCAGCGCCTACGATGCTGCCGGTCTTGCTGCCGCTGGTTTGGAAAAGAAGTTTTCGGACGGTGGTTTCACTCTCGGCGCCATGGTTGGCAGACTGAACCCCAACTGGAACGACCCAATCCCCGAAGACCCCGTCGCCGCCCAAGCAGCTGAGGACCAGCGCTTCGAGCTTGCCAGCCAGCGCATtggcgaggagtttgacCGCGGCCTGGACTACTTCACCTCGGCCTGGTTGCCTGCTAGAGAGGTCGTTGCAGAGGCTTTCAGGGCGCGAAACGAGTTCGACGCTGGTGGCCGCATCATGGTCCTCAAGAAGCAGTCTGCCCCCTGGAAAGATCATCTTTACACCCTCGAGGAGCAGAACCCCGAGGCCGGCAAGGTTCTTTACGTTTTGTACCCCGAGAAGCCCACCCCCGACGCCAAGTGGAGGATCCAGTGTGTACCCGAGACCAAGGACTCGTTCCAGAGCCGGAAGCCATTGCCTGAGGCCTGGAGGGGCTTCCGCGATGAGGAGCTTGACGGCATCTCTGGTGTGCCAGGCTCTGTCTTTGTGCATGCCGCTGGCTTCATCGGCGGCAACAAGACCTTTGACGGTGCTCTTGCCATGGCCCAGAAAGCTCTTCTATGA
- a CDS encoding hypothetical protein (COG:T; COG:U; EggNog:ENOG503P6V6) codes for MNPHQAKKIDVKSLSPEEQRLFRLYGKLPSKSDHFAKHLKERKYFDSGDYAMSKAGKGDSVDTGSVGSQHPVPENIPHLSSPVSGPNGIGSILHPHHHHQHHNVSMQAGSPVKESSFLNRETSAEELEKGVPVSGAGAENGQAGAEPAVTPTAQDELPTRR; via the exons ATGAATCCCCACCAGGCGAAGAAGATCGATGTCAAG TCCCTCTCCCCTGAGGAGCAGCGCCTCTTCCGGCTCTACGGCAAGCTCCCCAGCAAATCGGACCACTTCGCCAAGCATCTCAAGGAGCGCAAGTACTTTGACAGCGGCGACTACGCGATGAGCAAGGCCGGAAAGGGCGACAGCGTCGACACGGGCTCCGTTGGCAGCCAGCACCCCGTTCCCGAGAACATCCCCCATCTGTCGAGCCCCGTCAGCGGACCCAACGGCATTGGGagcatcctccatccccaccatcatcatcagcatcacaATGTCAGCATGCAGGCCGGCAGCCCCGTCAAAGAGAGCAGCTTTCTTAACCGGGAGACCAGTgccgaggagctcgagaagggTGTCCCGGTCTCTGGTGCCGGTGCAGAGAACGGTCAGGCTGGTGCTGAGCCGGCTGTTACACCCACCGCTCAGGACGAGCTTCCGACTAGACGATAA
- a CDS encoding hypothetical protein (COG:E; EggNog:ENOG503P3PI) has translation MPSPTKNITLTVPKLVFEAVPLTQEAFAPFGDVINNPRPDLHPFSATSVPSLPFDGISANQGSAIKYQHVSRQINLYPQAPSAVPGVSVMNIFICASRISIPTSSASPSQPPPPATAFPVRVLERHPFTTQTFIPLSAPENQHYLVIVASTLPPADADADLPVPANLTTTDLAGASYPRPLPGRGLPDLSGLRAFVATGKQAVTYGAGTWHAPMVAVGKPGTALDFLVVQFANGVGEEDCQEIYFKAEGEGKQGVVVELTPASKPQDLGPMGSRLARL, from the coding sequence atgccttctccaaccaagAACATCACGCTTACTGTTCCAAAACTGGTGTTCGAAGCGGTACCCCTCACCCAGGAAGCTTTCGCTCCGTTCGGGGACGTGATCAACAACCCTCGACCAGACTTGCACCCATTCTCTGCCACATCAGTACCCTCACTCCCCTTTGATGGAATCTCCGCCAACCAAGGCTCAGCCATTAAATATCAACATGTCTCTCGCCAAATCAACCTCTACCCCCAGGCTCCCAGTGCCGTCCCAGGGGTCTCGGTAATGAACATCTTCATCTGTGCTTCACGGATCAGTATCCCAACCTCGTCCGcgtcaccatcacaaccaccacccccagctaCCGCATTCCCTGTGCGTGTATTGGAGCGCCATCCTTTCACAACCCAGACTTTTATCCCTCTCTCGGCACCTGAAAATCAGCACTATCTTGTTATCGTGGCGTCTACCCTCCCACCCGCTGATGCAGACGCAGATTTGCCAGTTCCAGCGAATCTCACGACCACAGACCTAGCAGGAGCCTCTTatccccgccccctccctgGCAGGGGACTTCCCGATCTCAGCGGACTGCGTGCCTTCGTTGCCACAGGCAAGCAAGCTGTGACATACGGTGCGGGGACTTGGCACGCGCCCATGGTGGCTGTTGGGAAGCCTGGCACAGCACTTGATTTTCTGGTGGTGCAGTTTGCGAATGGAGTCGGGGAAGAGGACTGTCAAGAGATCTACTTCAAGgctgaaggggaaggaaaacaaggggttgttgttgagttgaCCCCGGCCTCCAAGCCTCAAGACTTGGGGCCTATGGGTTCGAGGCTGGCTAGGCTGTGA